A single genomic interval of Blastocatellia bacterium harbors:
- a CDS encoding cytochrome c maturation protein CcmE, with the protein MSNPKVKFAVAIAILLGALAWLAVIGMQESKAYYITVAELKRMGESVREKRLRVGGRVVPGSIQREGRYVRFLLEQEDETLPVVYVGRDPVPDTFVDHAEALVEGRWGADGVFQAQKLQAKCASKYEPAEGTGASASSGR; encoded by the coding sequence ATGAGCAATCCGAAGGTGAAATTCGCCGTCGCCATTGCGATTCTGTTGGGAGCGCTGGCGTGGTTAGCCGTGATCGGCATGCAGGAGAGCAAGGCCTACTACATCACGGTCGCCGAGTTGAAGCGCATGGGCGAGAGCGTTCGGGAGAAGCGACTGCGAGTGGGCGGGCGCGTCGTTCCGGGCAGTATTCAGCGCGAAGGGCGATACGTGAGGTTCCTGCTCGAGCAGGAGGACGAGACGCTGCCCGTCGTCTACGTGGGCAGGGATCCTGTGCCCGACACCTTCGTGGATCATGCAGAGGCGCTCGTCGAGGGACGATGGGGGGCGGATGGCGTCTTCCAAGCGCAGAAGCTGCAGGCCAAATGCGCCTCCAAGTACGAACCGGCGGAAGGCACTGGGGCTTCGGCTTCGTCGGGACGATGA
- the ccmA gene encoding heme ABC exporter ATP-binding protein CcmA codes for MGDVLNSKALVFDGVCKTFGETAALWQVSFTLGPGEIVAVTGGNGAGKSTLLRVAAFLLKPTSGSVFVFGQPRPTPEVKRRIGLLGHAPFLYEELSAEENLKFYAALYALGRGADDRIARVLREVGAEDFRHRPVRTLSHGMRKRVSLARAMLSDPDLLLFDEPFSGLDVASVERVRALMIEWRQRGKALLVTTHQVELLEGIADGELVLDRGRVLCWRAPVLRESAIPHSVTERA; via the coding sequence ATGGGTGACGTCCTCAATTCCAAGGCACTCGTCTTTGATGGCGTCTGTAAGACGTTCGGCGAGACCGCTGCCCTCTGGCAGGTGAGTTTCACCCTCGGCCCTGGGGAGATTGTGGCCGTCACAGGCGGCAATGGTGCCGGGAAATCCACGCTCCTTCGTGTGGCCGCCTTTTTATTGAAGCCGACCTCGGGCAGCGTCTTCGTCTTCGGTCAACCGCGTCCGACGCCGGAGGTGAAGCGGCGGATCGGTCTTCTCGGGCACGCTCCGTTCCTCTACGAGGAATTGTCGGCGGAGGAGAATTTGAAGTTCTACGCTGCCCTTTATGCCTTAGGGCGAGGGGCCGATGACCGCATCGCGCGCGTACTGCGAGAGGTCGGGGCCGAAGATTTTCGACATCGTCCCGTCCGCACGCTCTCGCATGGGATGCGGAAGAGGGTCTCCTTGGCGCGCGCGATGCTCTCGGATCCGGATCTGCTTCTGTTCGATGAACCCTTCTCCGGGCTTGATGTGGCGAGCGTCGAGCGCGTGCGCGCCTTGATGATCGAATGGCGCCAGCGGGGGAAAGCGTTGCTCGTCACAACGCATCAGGTGGAATTGTTGGAGGGAATCGCCGATGGGGAGCTTGTCCTCGACCGAGGGCGCGTCCTCTGCTGGCGGGCGCCGGTCCTTCGCGAGTCGGCGATCCCTCATTCTGTGACGGAACGCGCATGA
- a CDS encoding heme exporter protein CcmB, with amino-acid sequence MSYWTAATRIVAKDLLSEARTREMTNAMLFFALLVLVLFSFSFQPASDEERRLAAGVLWIAFLFAGLSVLDRSFLRERVNDCLDALRLTPASASALFVGKCVANALFLLLAEVILVPLFLIFFDLSFRGDVGTWLLALMLGTWALVVNGTFFAAMTTNVRSRELLLPLLLLPISVPALIAVVEATSAALLGEGAMGVWIQVLIAFDVIYTTLAMLLFETVLEGA; translated from the coding sequence ATGAGCTATTGGACGGCGGCGACGCGCATCGTGGCGAAGGATCTCTTGAGCGAAGCGCGAACGCGCGAGATGACCAACGCCATGCTCTTTTTCGCACTCCTGGTGCTCGTGCTCTTCAGCTTCTCCTTTCAGCCGGCTTCGGATGAGGAACGTCGGTTGGCCGCGGGCGTGCTGTGGATCGCCTTCCTCTTCGCCGGATTGAGCGTGCTCGATCGCTCGTTCCTGCGCGAGCGGGTGAACGATTGTCTGGATGCCCTGCGATTGACGCCCGCTTCGGCGAGCGCCCTCTTCGTGGGCAAATGCGTGGCGAACGCGCTCTTCCTGCTTCTGGCGGAGGTCATCTTGGTGCCGCTCTTTCTCATCTTCTTCGACCTCTCGTTTCGCGGCGATGTGGGAACGTGGCTCCTGGCGCTCATGCTGGGGACGTGGGCGCTTGTCGTGAACGGGACGTTCTTCGCGGCGATGACGACGAACGTGCGGAGCCGCGAGTTGTTGTTGCCGCTTTTGCTTCTGCCGATCTCGGTGCCGGCGTTGATCGCCGTCGTCGAGGCGACGTCGGCGGCGCTCCTTGGTGAAGGCGCGATGGGCGTGTGGATCCAGGTGCTCATCGCGTTCGATGTCATCTACACGACGCTCGCCATGCTGCTTTTTGAAACGGTCCTGGAGGGAGCATGA
- a CDS encoding cytochrome c biogenesis protein, with translation MRNEWTLPRWWFGLVGVTGVALILGVLHALWFAPTERTMGTVQRIFYYHVSSAWTAFVAFFINFLACIAYLKTRRPKWDAVAVSAAEVGVVFSTVNLVTGPIWAKPVWGIWWTWDARLTSTLVMWLLYVSYLLLRQFTAEQPSQRVWAAAFGIFAFVDVPLVYLSIRLWRTQHPGPVIAGGEGSGIDPQMFLALHVCFLAFLLLFAVLFYWRYRLEGQRAELAELRARLHRLQLERLA, from the coding sequence ATGAGGAACGAATGGACGCTTCCGCGTTGGTGGTTTGGACTTGTCGGCGTCACTGGCGTCGCGCTGATCCTGGGCGTGCTGCATGCGCTTTGGTTCGCGCCGACGGAGCGGACGATGGGGACCGTTCAGCGCATCTTCTACTATCACGTCAGCTCGGCGTGGACGGCCTTCGTCGCCTTTTTCATCAACTTCCTGGCGTGCATCGCGTACCTGAAGACGCGGCGTCCGAAGTGGGATGCCGTGGCTGTGAGCGCGGCTGAAGTGGGCGTGGTCTTCAGCACGGTGAATCTCGTTACCGGACCGATCTGGGCGAAGCCAGTGTGGGGGATTTGGTGGACATGGGACGCGCGACTGACGTCAACATTGGTGATGTGGCTGCTCTATGTGAGCTATCTCCTCTTGCGACAGTTCACCGCTGAGCAACCGAGCCAGCGCGTCTGGGCGGCGGCCTTTGGCATTTTCGCCTTCGTGGATGTCCCCCTCGTGTATCTCTCGATTCGGCTCTGGCGGACGCAGCATCCGGGGCCGGTCATCGCCGGAGGGGAGGGGTCGGGCATTGATCCCCAGATGTTCCTGGCGTTGCACGTATGCTTTCTCGCCTTCCTCTTGCTCTTCGCCGTGCTCTTTTACTGGCGTTATCGCTTAGAGGGACAACGGGCGGAGCTGGCCGAGTTGCGCGCGCGATTGCATCGGCTGCAACTAGAGCGATTGGCCTGA
- a CDS encoding amidohydrolase family protein: MPRAIDMHVHLPTASFLEGAIGPYRAAAERFFRTSVPVREMDDVARYYEDLDIIGVLLAWDAETATGLPPVTNQEVAEIVRRYPGRFIGFASVDPWKGRRALEEVERAITELGLKGVKFHPSLQAFYPHDARFYPLYEKIAALGVPTIFHTGTSGLGAGLPGGGGIKLDYARPIYLDTVAADFPELIIIGAHTGWPWHEELLAIIGHKPNVYMDLSGWSPRYIAATVLEAARKRLSAKMLFGSDYPFITPERWLADFEALDGFSEETRRQILYENAARILNLAGSC, from the coding sequence ATGCCGCGAGCTATTGACATGCACGTCCACTTGCCGACGGCGAGCTTCCTGGAAGGGGCGATCGGTCCGTATCGCGCAGCAGCCGAGCGCTTCTTCCGCACGAGCGTCCCCGTTCGCGAGATGGATGACGTCGCGCGCTACTACGAAGACTTGGACATCATTGGCGTCTTGCTCGCGTGGGATGCGGAGACGGCGACCGGCCTTCCCCCCGTGACCAATCAAGAAGTCGCCGAGATCGTCCGCCGGTACCCGGGACGTTTCATCGGATTCGCGAGCGTGGATCCGTGGAAGGGACGACGCGCACTGGAGGAGGTCGAACGGGCGATCACGGAACTTGGCCTGAAGGGCGTGAAATTTCATCCGAGCCTTCAAGCCTTCTATCCCCACGACGCGCGCTTTTACCCCCTCTACGAGAAGATCGCTGCGCTCGGCGTGCCTACGATCTTTCACACGGGCACGAGCGGGTTGGGGGCCGGGCTTCCCGGTGGCGGCGGCATCAAGCTCGACTATGCGCGACCGATCTACTTGGACACCGTGGCTGCCGATTTCCCCGAGCTAATCATCATCGGCGCGCACACGGGATGGCCCTGGCACGAGGAATTGCTCGCCATCATCGGACATAAGCCGAACGTCTATATGGATCTCTCCGGTTGGTCGCCGCGCTACATCGCTGCCACGGTCCTCGAGGCGGCTCGCAAACGGCTCTCGGCCAAGATGCTCTTCGGCAGCGATTATCCCTTCATCACCCCCGAGCGCTGGCTCGCGGATTTCGAGGCTCTCGATGGCTTCTCCGAAGAAACGCGACGCCAGATTCTCTATGAGAACGCCGCCCGGATATTGAACCTCGCCGGCTCGTGCTGA
- the galT gene encoding galactose-1-phosphate uridylyltransferase produces MNPQRDTLRELRFDPLRNRWVIIAAERARRPSDYLIEARPPAEREGRPLACPFCEGNEDKTPPEIFALREPGTAPNTPGWRVRVVSNKFPALRIEDHARRYGVGLFDVLSGAGAHEVIIETPDHTKTLADLPLPWIRDVLISYRERIRDLFRDPRLRYILIFKNHKPEAGASLAHTHSQLIATPMVPPAVKQELTVCRENFVKKERCLICDIIAQELAFGERVIYQDDAFVVWAPFASAFPFETWILPKTHRHDFSRLSDEELQRTAHALRVTLRAMKRLLNDPPYNFILHTSPPAFARPGHPDYWSSIEYDYHWHLEIVPRLTRIAGFEWGAELFINPTPPEAAAEYLRREVGEILKEEGGDAASY; encoded by the coding sequence ATGAATCCTCAACGAGATACGCTTCGCGAACTGCGATTCGATCCGTTGCGCAATCGGTGGGTCATCATCGCGGCCGAACGCGCGCGGCGTCCGAGCGACTATTTGATCGAGGCGCGCCCCCCGGCCGAGCGCGAAGGACGGCCACTCGCTTGTCCCTTCTGCGAAGGGAACGAGGATAAGACGCCGCCGGAGATCTTCGCCCTGCGCGAGCCGGGGACGGCGCCGAACACGCCGGGTTGGCGCGTGCGCGTCGTCTCAAATAAATTCCCAGCGCTGCGCATCGAGGATCACGCGCGGCGATACGGCGTCGGCCTCTTCGACGTCCTCAGCGGGGCTGGCGCTCACGAGGTCATCATCGAGACGCCCGACCACACGAAGACGCTCGCCGATTTGCCGCTCCCTTGGATCCGCGACGTGCTCATCAGCTATCGCGAGCGCATCCGCGATCTCTTCCGCGATCCTCGGCTCCGCTACATCCTCATCTTCAAAAACCACAAGCCGGAAGCGGGCGCGTCGTTGGCGCACACACATTCGCAGCTCATCGCGACGCCCATGGTCCCGCCCGCCGTCAAGCAAGAGCTGACCGTTTGCCGAGAGAACTTCGTCAAAAAAGAGCGCTGCCTCATCTGCGACATCATCGCTCAGGAACTGGCTTTCGGCGAGCGCGTCATCTATCAGGATGACGCCTTTGTGGTCTGGGCGCCGTTCGCCTCAGCGTTCCCGTTCGAGACGTGGATCTTACCGAAGACGCATCGGCACGATTTCTCTCGCTTGAGCGATGAGGAGCTGCAGCGAACGGCGCATGCCCTTCGCGTGACGCTCCGCGCCATGAAGCGGCTTCTCAATGATCCGCCCTACAATTTCATCCTGCACACCAGTCCCCCGGCGTTCGCTCGACCTGGCCATCCCGACTATTGGAGCTCCATCGAATACGACTATCACTGGCATCTGGAGATCGTGCCGCGCCTGACACGCATCGCGGGATTCGAGTGGGGCGCCGAGCTGTTCATCAATCCCACCCCGCCGGAAGCTGCGGCTGAATATCTGCGCCGAGAAGTGGGCGAGATCCTGAAGGAGGAAGGGGGCGATGCCGCGAGCTATTGA